In one window of Spirochaetota bacterium DNA:
- a CDS encoding YdcF family protein produces the protein MFFLKKLITSAMLPPGIFVIVFIIIGVCVKRKSITILSLSCALLLYSLSIEPVKDVLFYHLEKQAQAIVPGIHAHKINTTNGTQNTLNHINTIDAIVILGGGVYENGNFKEDSVNRLLAGYLLYTNTHKPIILSGGSAGGNIQESYTMYSVLQRLNVKKEDIIIESQSRDTDDNALNVIKICERKNYRSIALVTSAYHMPRAYKLFGKSNVSITPVLCDSKLDMQYTIYSFLPQFSSFANSTKALREYIALFVLYVAVSL, from the coding sequence ATGTTTTTTTTAAAAAAACTTATCACCAGTGCAATGCTGCCACCTGGCATTTTTGTCATTGTGTTTATTATCATTGGTGTGTGTGTAAAACGAAAAAGCATTACCATATTGTCGCTATCATGTGCGCTGCTACTCTATTCGCTATCAATTGAACCGGTGAAAGATGTTTTATTCTATCATTTAGAAAAACAGGCACAGGCGATAGTCCCCGGTATCCATGCCCACAAGATTAATACCACTAATGGTACACAAAATACATTAAACCATATAAACACAATAGATGCCATAGTTATCCTGGGAGGTGGCGTGTATGAAAATGGCAATTTTAAAGAGGATTCAGTAAACAGGCTACTGGCTGGTTATCTTTTGTATACCAATACACACAAACCAATCATACTATCGGGAGGTTCAGCTGGTGGTAACATACAAGAAAGTTATACCATGTACTCTGTGTTACAGCGGTTAAATGTTAAAAAAGAGGACATCATTATTGAAAGCCAGAGCAGAGATACTGATGACAATGCTTTAAATGTTATTAAAATATGTGAAAGAAAAAATTATAGATCTATTGCCCTGGTAACATCTGCCTATCATATGCCGCGTGCTTATAAACTTTTTGGAAAGTCAAATGTATCAATTACACCCGTATTGTGTGATTCTAAACTGGATATGCAGTATACCATATATAGCTTTTTGCCACAATTTTCAAGTTTTGCTAATTCCACGAAAGCTTTGCGGGAGTATATTGCACTTTTTGTGTTATATGTAGCAGTAAGTTTGTAA
- a CDS encoding VOC family protein, translating to MHNPELINKHQNIKLPAINQLGILVTDIHEAVKNYTRILGIGPWFKSKTVKHEVLYRGKPITIDVDIVLAFHKGIEVELIELRGGDECIYTNLIATSGGGLHHAGSLVLSYNQGMKQVHEAGIEVIQSGVIVTQGGAVTRYAYLDTVKQCGIITELIETRLYGMPVPQNRFFMEIGCLTGDVEKING from the coding sequence ATGCATAATCCTGAATTAATCAATAAACACCAAAATATTAAACTTCCAGCAATCAATCAATTAGGAATTCTTGTTACAGATATACATGAAGCTGTTAAAAACTACACACGCATATTAGGAATTGGCCCCTGGTTTAAGTCAAAGACTGTAAAGCATGAAGTATTGTACCGCGGTAAACCGATAACTATTGACGTTGATATCGTTCTTGCGTTTCATAAAGGAATTGAGGTTGAGCTTATAGAGCTTAGAGGCGGCGACGAGTGCATATACACAAATCTTATTGCCACCTCTGGTGGCGGTTTGCACCATGCTGGTTCGCTGGTGTTATCATACAATCAGGGGATGAAACAGGTGCATGAAGCAGGCATTGAGGTTATCCAATCAGGTGTTATCGTAACACAGGGTGGGGCTGTTACGCGTTATGCATATTTAGATACAGTGAAGCAATGCGGTATTATCACTGAACTTATTGAAACAAGGCTGTATGGTATGCCGGTACCACAAAACAGGTTTTTTATGGAAATAGGCTGCCTGACCGGTGATGTGGAAAAAATTAACGGCTAA
- the tpx gene encoding thiol peroxidase encodes MPTLKITAHGNPVTLEGEMPSVGDKALDFTVLDINFAPVSLLSFKGKIVIISAVPSLDTSVCQLQTTRFNKEAASLDAVVLTISMDLPFAQKRFCESFNINNIKTLSDFKDKSFSLSYGVYIRELGLIARSVWIIDKAGTIAYRQIVPDITQEPDYDDVLKAARALGA; translated from the coding sequence ATGCCAACTTTAAAAATTACAGCCCATGGCAATCCCGTAACACTTGAAGGCGAGATGCCGTCAGTTGGTGATAAAGCGCTGGATTTTACAGTACTTGATATTAATTTTGCTCCTGTTTCACTGTTAAGCTTTAAAGGTAAAATTGTTATAATCAGTGCTGTACCTTCACTTGACACCTCAGTGTGTCAGTTACAGACAACGCGATTCAATAAGGAAGCAGCTTCATTAGATGCAGTGGTTCTGACCATAAGCATGGATTTACCATTTGCTCAGAAGCGCTTTTGTGAATCCTTCAATATAAATAATATTAAAACCTTATCAGACTTCAAAGATAAAAGTTTCAGTTTGAGTTATGGTGTGTATATACGGGAATTGGGATTAATTGCCCGTTCTGTGTGGATCATTGACAAAGCAGGTACCATTGCGTATCGTCAGATTGTGCCTGATATCACTCAGGAACCAGATTATGATGATGTATTGAAAGCTGCCAGAGCGTTGGGAGCATAA
- a CDS encoding penicillin acylase family protein, with product MNRGKKVIIGLIILILVLAVAVLLYVKNLAKSGLPQYSGQLQLKGLSQAVKIYRDEYGIPHIYAKNEHDLYLATGFVMAQDRMWQMDLLRRVTTGRLSEIFGKDMVDTDVLMRALQITKKSKYVIAHTDPTVISHLQAFADGVNQYLQLHAESLPLEFKILGYKPENWKVEDSVNLIGYMAWDLTMPWTTETVLYKIWKKVDQAHAKALTPDVKYITDVIYPSFAKAKCLPELSNTILQATQKIQDIGAGIFFASNNWAVAGKKSVTGKPILANDMHLGLFIPGIWYQMHQVVEGKLNVTGVAIPGEPSIVCGHNEYIAWGMTNVMVDDMDFYLEKVNPTNKLQYQYNGQWKNFTVVKEEIKVKGGEIITKEILFTHRGPVVTDFKKMDDVISMRWMGNEPSNELLTVYMLNRAKNWNDFTNAIRHFRSVSQNIVYADTSGNIGLYCAAGIPIRKGNPMMINPGWTSEYDWKGIVPFERQPHMYNPTQGFVASANNKTVMEQYPYYISYWFEMPWRYNRITTLLQQKDKLSVNDFKAIQTDQVSELATIWKPLLLQIIEGDSSLKKSLEYIYTMLKDWDGSFAIDSSAATLFDTIYIKLSYNIFHDELGDELYEELAKERVLVNLFIDTIRVNKGSIWCDDVSTPKKESFNDIIAKSIKDAVDLLKDDFGNNPEKWKWGKAHKLVLKHPLGEVKLLDWLFGYNRGPYPVGGSFHTVCPYSYKLNNPFVITDGASQRHIFPMHNLNESLTVIPTGTSGHTASPYYCDQTPLYVGMKYHNDYIDSEIIQRNAKFIMTLVP from the coding sequence ATGAATAGGGGAAAAAAAGTAATTATTGGTTTGATTATCCTGATACTGGTTCTGGCAGTGGCTGTATTGTTATATGTCAAAAATCTTGCCAAATCAGGACTACCACAGTATTCAGGACAGCTGCAATTAAAGGGACTGTCACAAGCTGTAAAAATTTACCGTGATGAATATGGCATACCCCACATTTATGCAAAGAACGAACATGACCTTTATCTTGCAACCGGCTTTGTCATGGCACAGGACAGAATGTGGCAGATGGATTTACTGCGCCGTGTTACCACTGGCAGGTTATCCGAGATTTTTGGGAAGGATATGGTGGATACTGATGTATTGATGCGCGCTTTGCAGATAACAAAAAAATCAAAATATGTCATAGCCCATACAGACCCAACTGTCATATCACATCTGCAAGCATTTGCTGATGGCGTTAATCAATACTTACAACTTCATGCAGAAAGCCTTCCACTTGAATTCAAGATTTTAGGATATAAGCCTGAAAACTGGAAGGTTGAAGATTCGGTTAATTTAATTGGTTATATGGCATGGGATCTTACCATGCCATGGACAACTGAAACAGTACTGTATAAAATATGGAAAAAAGTTGACCAGGCTCATGCAAAGGCTTTAACGCCAGATGTTAAATATATTACTGATGTTATCTACCCATCATTTGCTAAGGCTAAATGCTTACCAGAGCTATCGAACACAATCCTTCAAGCAACACAAAAAATACAGGACATTGGCGCTGGCATATTCTTTGCAAGCAATAATTGGGCTGTAGCAGGCAAAAAAAGTGTCACCGGCAAACCAATTTTAGCCAACGACATGCACTTAGGTTTGTTCATACCTGGTATATGGTATCAGATGCATCAGGTAGTTGAAGGGAAACTCAATGTTACCGGTGTTGCAATACCTGGTGAACCAAGTATTGTATGCGGACATAACGAGTACATTGCCTGGGGTATGACCAACGTTATGGTTGATGATATGGATTTTTACTTAGAAAAGGTAAATCCCACTAACAAACTGCAATACCAGTATAATGGACAATGGAAAAATTTCACTGTAGTAAAAGAAGAAATTAAAGTCAAAGGCGGTGAAATAATAACAAAAGAAATTCTTTTTACTCACCGTGGTCCTGTGGTTACTGATTTCAAGAAAATGGATGATGTGATATCCATGCGCTGGATGGGTAATGAGCCAAGCAATGAGTTACTGACAGTATATATGCTCAACCGCGCAAAGAACTGGAACGATTTCACCAATGCCATTCGTCACTTTCGTTCAGTAAGCCAGAATATTGTGTATGCTGATACTTCAGGTAACATAGGCCTATATTGCGCTGCTGGCATTCCTATACGAAAAGGAAATCCCATGATGATCAATCCTGGCTGGACCAGTGAGTATGACTGGAAGGGGATAGTGCCTTTTGAAAGACAACCCCATATGTATAATCCCACTCAGGGTTTTGTTGCCTCAGCCAACAATAAAACAGTCATGGAACAATACCCTTATTATATCAGCTACTGGTTTGAAATGCCATGGCGCTATAACCGTATCACTACTCTATTACAACAAAAAGACAAATTATCGGTTAATGATTTTAAAGCAATCCAAACTGATCAGGTTTCAGAACTTGCTACCATATGGAAACCATTACTTTTACAAATAATAGAGGGCGATAGTTCCTTGAAAAAATCATTGGAATATATTTACACCATGCTCAAAGATTGGGATGGTAGCTTTGCAATTGATAGCAGTGCTGCTACACTATTTGATACAATCTACATTAAACTTTCATATAACATTTTCCATGATGAGTTAGGCGATGAGCTTTACGAAGAGCTTGCAAAAGAGAGGGTTCTGGTGAATCTTTTCATTGATACTATACGTGTAAATAAGGGTTCAATATGGTGTGATGATGTATCAACACCCAAAAAAGAATCTTTTAATGATATAATTGCCAAATCTATAAAAGATGCAGTAGATTTGCTTAAGGATGATTTTGGTAATAATCCAGAAAAATGGAAATGGGGAAAAGCTCATAAACTGGTATTAAAACACCCATTGGGTGAAGTAAAGCTTTTAGACTGGTTGTTTGGATATAATCGCGGGCCATACCCGGTTGGTGGAAGTTTCCATACGGTATGCCCATATTCCTATAAACTTAATAATCCATTTGTTATAACTGATGGTGCATCACAGCGGCACATATTCCCCATGCACAATCTTAATGAATCATTAACGGTTATTCCCACTGGCACCAGTGGCCACACTGCCAGCCCCTACTATTGCGATCAAACACCGTTGTATGTTGGCATGAAGTACCACAATGATTACATTGACAGTGAAATAATACAGCGTAATGCAAAATTCATAATGACATTAGTGCCATAG